ATAGGTAAAGGGGCTCGTTATTACTACACGAAGAAGCATATGCAGAAAATGGGCAGCGTGCGTCAGCGTATTTTTTACGAGGCGTCCTTGAGCCTGTCTACGGCAGATCGTTTGGTACATCTGCTTCACCAACACGGGCGAGACGACCTTGAAGTGGAGATACACTTAGATGTTGGGTTGCGGGGGGATACTCGAGATCTGATTAAAGATATTATCGGGATGATTGTTGGTAGCGGATTCGATGCCAAGATAAAGCCGGAGGCTTGTGGAGCTAGCAAAGTTGCGGATAAATATACGAAATAGACTATGGAACGGCAAATCCAAGT
The sequence above is drawn from the Syntrophothermus lipocalidus DSM 12680 genome and encodes:
- a CDS encoding ribonuclease H-like YkuK family protein, giving the protein MIFFSPSRGRMTLEQVGEDILDYVSEDTSLPYKLIVGSDSQLREATCFVTAIIIHRIGKGARYYYTKKHMQKMGSVRQRIFYEASLSLSTADRLVHLLHQHGRDDLEVEIHLDVGLRGDTRDLIKDIIGMIVGSGFDAKIKPEACGASKVADKYTK